TTTGAGTTATGAATATATCAAATTTCCAAAGTGAGAGGTGTTACGAAATGGAGAGATTATTAGACTATTGCGGATAACATCCTTAATAAGATCAACCAAGCAATTAGCAAACATGAACATCAAAGCATAAATAAGTTACCTTCCTTCAAGAAGAGCCCTTTTCAACCAATTATCGAATTCCAGAGCCCAGGGAACAGCAGTGTTGCCGGAATGAACTCTAAGCTCTCTCAGATTGTGAACAGCACTTCCAGaaccaattataagcacacCTTCATCTTTAAGAGGTGTCAATGCCTTTCCCATGTTATAGTGATGAGTCCCATCCTTATCAGATTGAACAGACAATTGACATACCGGGATATCAGCTTCGGGGTACATCAACATGAGTGGAACCCAAGCACCGTGATCAAGCCCTCTCCTTCTGTCTTCGTCGACACGGCCAAAACCAGATTTTTGAAGTAGTTCCTTCACCCTCCTTGCCAACTCTGGAGCCCCAGGTGCTGGATACTTAAGCTGTATGGCAAATTAAGCATATAAGCAATGAAGAGATTAAGATCATCATCCATGGATAACCGAGAACCATGCCAAATGATGACAAGCATTGGCATCATATGAAATGCCAAAAGCTGAACTTCGGAGACATAATTGTGTCAACAAAGTCATTGGCAAATCTTCAAGAAGAAATCATTTCTAGTATCTTAAAGCTATAGTGCTAAATCCTAAACAATTGCATGTGAGTTTtcataaatatatcaaattatctaatgattctcaattatcaacttcacataaaaataactacACATGAGTCTCCGCCATAAAAGAATCGGCCAAATTCAAATGCAAGAAATAGGAATTACCACTAATTCATGCACTTGGTTAAGATTTTTGGACCTATCGCAGGAATTTGACTAATCCGATTCAAATAACCAACAGAGTTTTTCATAGCTAAGTAAGTTTTTGTCCAAAGAACTAATCTGCCGCAGACCTGAGCTCCATACACAAGGCAGGATTTGAACCACGATATTTGCTTAAGCGTGTAAActaatcactcaaccaatccaaTCCAAGTTGATTACAGCTAAGTAAGATGATAAACTAATTAAACAACTATATTCCCCTAAAAAAACAATAAGATAAGAAAGAGTGCGAAACCTGGTACATGGGTTTAGGGAAGCCATAAAAGTCATAAATGGTTTCGTTTCTCTGAACAACGTTGACGGAGGGAACTGCTGTGTCCCAATGACCGGAGATAACAAGAATGGCAGAAGGTTTCTGAGGGAAAATCCGCTTCCATGATTTGAGAACCTGCCTTATCTCAATCGAATCGTCAATGGCCAACGTTGGTGATCCATGTGATATGTAGAAAGTGTCCTTCAAACTCATCAAAGCCATTACCTTCTTTATAATTTCCAATCAACGAATCAAAACTATGAATATCTCTTCTTTCTGGATTCTTCTCTATCAATCTTTCTTTGTTCGATTTTGAATATATATGACTTTGTGATGACTGTGTCTTATATATACAGAAATCGTTTATGGTTAGTGACGTTAGGTTCCAACCACTTTCCGTCCCCGTCGTTGAATTTCAACACACGTTCAcggaaattaattattttagattaaaatattattaaatatatataatttaagaagCAACCCGTGAATAAAATTAGTATGAACTATGAAGGCATAGCGGTAACttttagttaataatttttttaaaatacttgttatgaataaaaataatgcaattacatattctttaaaaatggtctatcatttaattttaaaaaaataaaattaaaaaaataaataacttttcataaaaaataaataacttcttataaaaataaatatttaaataaaaaatttgactaaaaactaaaattttaaaagataactaatttttttgaataaaaataaaagatatttgtaaaaaaaaataaattttcataaatttaaCATCATtagaaatccaaaaaattttttcttcttactAAAACTTTTCTGCGGGAAAAATAGTTATTTCAACTACTAAAAAGTAAGTTGATAACTAACAGTTAAGCTAATTTATTCAAATTGTCTTTTTATAATAGCATCTTAGATTTTGATGAAATGACTATTTGAATGTTTCActatcaaattatattttaagaaaatttttaagtgtACTATCGTATTAGTATtatagtaatttttaattattgattttaattatatatattatatatattttttataattaataaaatatcggTATAAcgatacatttaaaaaaaaatttatattttattgttaagATAACAATATCAATATAAAACTTTTGGTGTctaaaataagtaatttacaTAGGATCTTCTTTATATACCATGTTTGGAGAGGACCCCGGATTAGGGGTGCGTCACTGATTACGTGGCGTTGGAGTCAAATGTCCTTCATAGCGGTAGGTAACAATTTTGGATAGTCCCATTCCATCTTTTGTTTTcagaatttgtttttaatattgggACAAATATGATGTATAGCTGTGTTATAGGAGTGTAGAAAGCTTAATCAAGATGTAACGGCTGTAATCAACAAATCCAACGGTCTGACTTAAAAAAGAGTAATCGGACATTTTGATTAGAAATATCACAGATGTATATCGGATCGTCTGATTTATACACTGTATGCCACACGCATACATGCATGCATCTTTAGCCCTTGTTTCTATACTATTAGTGCATCGACCCGTGCGATCCACGAAAATAgcacaaaaataatgaaaagatattagatatatcatatatgttaattaaaattaaaataatatataaattattttttataataatttgatttacgtaattttataatgataaatagattattaacaatttaaaaaaatattctctttaaatatattttatattatcttcagccaatttatttttgcttttaaaCTCTAagtatttagttttaaaatttgtataatCTGAAttctattattaaatataaaaaaatatagtgatgtaaattatttttttattttttaaatttttaacaatggAATgatcaatttatataaaaaaatatattaaaaaaataagtctttcaactattatttagaatttagtattcgaatcaattaaaaaaaaaattcaacatcaGCCCTGTGATAATCTCCTAGCGTTTATGCCTTCATGCACTCCTCACCATTTTATCTCTAAAATCGATAACATTAAGCAATGCATAGATAtgctaagattaataaaaatcAGTTAATATTAAACTATTgttagaataattaattaaatataattttttattttaaattaaatcataagaataaaatgatctaattttacttttaagaaaattgtaaaaacatataaattaaaattaagattatCGTTTAATTACAATAAATACATGATAGAAAAATTGTAAACTAAAGTGAATAAgtatccaaaaataatttttacaaagAAGTAACAAACTTATAGAAGAatataaatatctaaaattacatattaaataaaatttaaaattatacataatcaacTAAATTTGTCTACAAACAACATTTATATCTTTTGTCTTGAATGATTATTCTAAACTAATACCCTTAAtcttgattttaaattttatttttgaaagagtAACATAAAGTTGTCTGTGTCTAAAAACATGCTTCGACAAATATAGACTCATATGTTTGACCCCTAAAGCTTGTTAATAGTCATCGTCTCATAGATAATAACACACATCAGAGAGGAAAAGCCATTTCCTACTATTAAGATCACCTAACATTGCAATGGCACTGTCACCA
The Arachis duranensis cultivar V14167 chromosome 5, aradu.V14167.gnm2.J7QH, whole genome shotgun sequence genome window above contains:
- the LOC107489740 gene encoding extradiol ring-cleavage dioxygenase, with the protein product MALMSLKDTFYISHGSPTLAIDDSIEIRQVLKSWKRIFPQKPSAILVISGHWDTAVPSVNVVQRNETIYDFYGFPKPMYQLKYPAPGAPELARRVKELLQKSGFGRVDEDRRRGLDHGAWVPLMLMYPEADIPVCQLSVQSDKDGTHHYNMGKALTPLKDEGVLIIGSGSAVHNLRELRVHSGNTAVPWALEFDNWLKRALLEGRYEDVNNWDKKAPHAKKAHPWPDHFYPLHVAIGAAGGNPKAKVIHSNIELGSLSYASFQFTEVSDSCSA